From the Hylaeus volcanicus isolate JK05 chromosome 4, UHH_iyHylVolc1.0_haploid, whole genome shotgun sequence genome, one window contains:
- the LOC128875888 gene encoding protein ABHD18 isoform X2 codes for MPPSRLDAVYRSILLTKFFTKGWGSPQNLKRKVMANREACYNLIPCDYPIDITKDEEWSDCHIIEGCFESPFHKHLPGIMPSETITAHFQLVLPRKWYSHKTKPICLHLAGTGDHFFWRRRNLIAKPLLKESGIASLLLENPFYGLRKPQNQIRSSLHNVCDIFIMGGCLIMESIVLLNWCEQQGFGPLGLTGLSMGGHMASLAATNWPKPIPLVPCLSWSTASPVFTQGVMSASINWTLLENQYFANELYQNDLAKMVRIVGEEDAFLAGQHFAQHYPASMNRVNELKVKSEDANKETDGNTDTRTVIDSKSNKGCEFRNEDNKLKEQVAEEKAAAKIFPLSLISNKFKQKDSSALKGICLLPVPRHPLFSGYKWREREALQFMCGIMDECTHLKNFEVPVDTELIIAVCARDDAYVPRDGCMSLEKIWPGVEVRYIEAGHVTAYLLHQKVFRSTIAEAFQRSLKKYPLKVS; via the exons ATGCCACCTAGTCGTCTAGACGCTGTTTATAGAAGTATCCTCCTTACGAAATTTTTCACCAAGGGTTGGGGCAGCCCTCAGAATTTGAAAAG AAAAGTTATGGCCAATAGAGAAGCGTGTTACAATCTTATACCCTGCGATTACCCAATCGATATAACTAAG GACGAAGAATGGTCGGATTGCCATATAATCGAAGGATGTTTCGAAAGTCCATTTCACAAGCATCTTCCTGGAATAATGCCAAGCGAAACGATAACGGCACATTTTCAATTGGTTTTACCGCGTAAGTGGTATTCGCATAAAACAAAACCCATTTGTTTACATCTTGCGGGTACCGGAGATCAC TTTTTCTGGCggagaagaaatttaattgccAAACCCTTGCTTAAAGAATCTGGAATCGCATCTTTGTTATTGGAAAATCCATTTTATGGATTAAGAAAACCACAGAATCAAAT aCGTTCCAGTTTGCATAACGTGTGCGACATTTTTATCATGGGAGGATGCTTAATAATGGAATCGATCGTTTTACTGAACTGGTGCGAACAACAAGGTTTCGGACCCTTAGGTCTTACAGGATTGTCGATGGGCGGTCAT ATGGCTTCTTTGGCAGCAACTAATTGGCCAAAACCGATACCGTTAGTTCCTTGTCTTTCATGGTCAACGGCATCGCCAGTTTTCACTCAAGGAGTAATGAGTGCTTCCATTAATTGGACACTTTTAGAAAACCAATATTTTGCGAACGAACTTTATCAAAACGATCTCGCGAAAATGGTCAGAATTGTTGGGGAGGAA GATGCATTCTTAGCTGGTCAACATTTTGCTCAACATTATCCTGCAAGTATGAATAGGGTGAACGAACTGAAAGTAAAGTCCGAAGATGCGAATAAAGAAACAGACGGTAATACCGATACTCGGACTGTGATCGATAGTAAATCAAATAAGGGTTGCgaatttcgaaacgaagaCAATAAGTTGAAAGAGCAAGTTGCCGAAGAGAAAGCTGCAGCCAAGATATTTCCGCTAAGCCTCATTTCTAACAAATTTAAGCAAAAAGATTCGAGTGCGCTCAAAG GCATTTGTTTATTACCAGTTCCGAGACATCCGTTATTTTCGGGTTACAAGTGGCGTGAACGAGAAGCATTGCAATTCATGTGCGGAATAATGGATGAATGTAcgcatttgaaaaattttgaagtACCCGTTGATACCGAGCTCATCATCGCTGTCTGTGCAAGAGATGACGCGTATGTGCCCCGCGATGGTTGTATGAGCTTAGAAAAAATCTGGCCAGGCGTTGAAGTTCGATATATAGAAGCGGGACACGTAACTGCGTATCTTCTTCATCAGAAAGTATTTAG ATCTACTATAGCAGAAGCATTTCAACGATCTTTGAAGAAATATCCTTTAAAAGTCAGTTGA
- the LOC128875888 gene encoding protein ABHD18 isoform X1, protein MPPSRLDAVYRSILLTKFFTKGWGSPQNLKRIFEFRKVMANREACYNLIPCDYPIDITKDEEWSDCHIIEGCFESPFHKHLPGIMPSETITAHFQLVLPRKWYSHKTKPICLHLAGTGDHFFWRRRNLIAKPLLKESGIASLLLENPFYGLRKPQNQIRSSLHNVCDIFIMGGCLIMESIVLLNWCEQQGFGPLGLTGLSMGGHMASLAATNWPKPIPLVPCLSWSTASPVFTQGVMSASINWTLLENQYFANELYQNDLAKMVRIVGEEDAFLAGQHFAQHYPASMNRVNELKVKSEDANKETDGNTDTRTVIDSKSNKGCEFRNEDNKLKEQVAEEKAAAKIFPLSLISNKFKQKDSSALKGICLLPVPRHPLFSGYKWREREALQFMCGIMDECTHLKNFEVPVDTELIIAVCARDDAYVPRDGCMSLEKIWPGVEVRYIEAGHVTAYLLHQKVFRSTIAEAFQRSLKKYPLKVS, encoded by the exons ATGCCACCTAGTCGTCTAGACGCTGTTTATAGAAGTATCCTCCTTACGAAATTTTTCACCAAGGGTTGGGGCAGCCCTCAGAATTTGAAAAG GATCTTTGAATTCAGAAAAGTTATGGCCAATAGAGAAGCGTGTTACAATCTTATACCCTGCGATTACCCAATCGATATAACTAAG GACGAAGAATGGTCGGATTGCCATATAATCGAAGGATGTTTCGAAAGTCCATTTCACAAGCATCTTCCTGGAATAATGCCAAGCGAAACGATAACGGCACATTTTCAATTGGTTTTACCGCGTAAGTGGTATTCGCATAAAACAAAACCCATTTGTTTACATCTTGCGGGTACCGGAGATCAC TTTTTCTGGCggagaagaaatttaattgccAAACCCTTGCTTAAAGAATCTGGAATCGCATCTTTGTTATTGGAAAATCCATTTTATGGATTAAGAAAACCACAGAATCAAAT aCGTTCCAGTTTGCATAACGTGTGCGACATTTTTATCATGGGAGGATGCTTAATAATGGAATCGATCGTTTTACTGAACTGGTGCGAACAACAAGGTTTCGGACCCTTAGGTCTTACAGGATTGTCGATGGGCGGTCAT ATGGCTTCTTTGGCAGCAACTAATTGGCCAAAACCGATACCGTTAGTTCCTTGTCTTTCATGGTCAACGGCATCGCCAGTTTTCACTCAAGGAGTAATGAGTGCTTCCATTAATTGGACACTTTTAGAAAACCAATATTTTGCGAACGAACTTTATCAAAACGATCTCGCGAAAATGGTCAGAATTGTTGGGGAGGAA GATGCATTCTTAGCTGGTCAACATTTTGCTCAACATTATCCTGCAAGTATGAATAGGGTGAACGAACTGAAAGTAAAGTCCGAAGATGCGAATAAAGAAACAGACGGTAATACCGATACTCGGACTGTGATCGATAGTAAATCAAATAAGGGTTGCgaatttcgaaacgaagaCAATAAGTTGAAAGAGCAAGTTGCCGAAGAGAAAGCTGCAGCCAAGATATTTCCGCTAAGCCTCATTTCTAACAAATTTAAGCAAAAAGATTCGAGTGCGCTCAAAG GCATTTGTTTATTACCAGTTCCGAGACATCCGTTATTTTCGGGTTACAAGTGGCGTGAACGAGAAGCATTGCAATTCATGTGCGGAATAATGGATGAATGTAcgcatttgaaaaattttgaagtACCCGTTGATACCGAGCTCATCATCGCTGTCTGTGCAAGAGATGACGCGTATGTGCCCCGCGATGGTTGTATGAGCTTAGAAAAAATCTGGCCAGGCGTTGAAGTTCGATATATAGAAGCGGGACACGTAACTGCGTATCTTCTTCATCAGAAAGTATTTAG ATCTACTATAGCAGAAGCATTTCAACGATCTTTGAAGAAATATCCTTTAAAAGTCAGTTGA
- the LOC128875888 gene encoding protein ABHD18 isoform X3, whose protein sequence is MPPSRLDAVYRSILLTKFFTKGWGSPQNLKRIFEFRKVMANREACYNLIPCDYPIDITKDEEWSDCHIIEGCFESPFHKHLPGIMPSETITAHFQLVLPRKWYSHKTKPICLHLAGTGDHFFWRRRNLIAKPLLKESGIASLLLENPFYGLRKPQNQIRSSLHNVCDIFIMGGCLIMESIVLLNWCEQQGFGPLGLTGLSMGGHMASLAATNWPKPIPLVPCLSWSTASPVFTQGVMSASINWTLLENQYFANELYQNDLAKMVRIVGEEDAFLAGQHFAQHYPASMNRVNELKVKSEDANKETDGNTDTRTVIDSKSNKGCEFRNEDNKLKEQVAEEKAAAKIFPLSLISNKFKQKDSSALKVPRHPLFSGYKWREREALQFMCGIMDECTHLKNFEVPVDTELIIAVCARDDAYVPRDGCMSLEKIWPGVEVRYIEAGHVTAYLLHQKVFRSTIAEAFQRSLKKYPLKVS, encoded by the exons ATGCCACCTAGTCGTCTAGACGCTGTTTATAGAAGTATCCTCCTTACGAAATTTTTCACCAAGGGTTGGGGCAGCCCTCAGAATTTGAAAAG GATCTTTGAATTCAGAAAAGTTATGGCCAATAGAGAAGCGTGTTACAATCTTATACCCTGCGATTACCCAATCGATATAACTAAG GACGAAGAATGGTCGGATTGCCATATAATCGAAGGATGTTTCGAAAGTCCATTTCACAAGCATCTTCCTGGAATAATGCCAAGCGAAACGATAACGGCACATTTTCAATTGGTTTTACCGCGTAAGTGGTATTCGCATAAAACAAAACCCATTTGTTTACATCTTGCGGGTACCGGAGATCAC TTTTTCTGGCggagaagaaatttaattgccAAACCCTTGCTTAAAGAATCTGGAATCGCATCTTTGTTATTGGAAAATCCATTTTATGGATTAAGAAAACCACAGAATCAAAT aCGTTCCAGTTTGCATAACGTGTGCGACATTTTTATCATGGGAGGATGCTTAATAATGGAATCGATCGTTTTACTGAACTGGTGCGAACAACAAGGTTTCGGACCCTTAGGTCTTACAGGATTGTCGATGGGCGGTCAT ATGGCTTCTTTGGCAGCAACTAATTGGCCAAAACCGATACCGTTAGTTCCTTGTCTTTCATGGTCAACGGCATCGCCAGTTTTCACTCAAGGAGTAATGAGTGCTTCCATTAATTGGACACTTTTAGAAAACCAATATTTTGCGAACGAACTTTATCAAAACGATCTCGCGAAAATGGTCAGAATTGTTGGGGAGGAA GATGCATTCTTAGCTGGTCAACATTTTGCTCAACATTATCCTGCAAGTATGAATAGGGTGAACGAACTGAAAGTAAAGTCCGAAGATGCGAATAAAGAAACAGACGGTAATACCGATACTCGGACTGTGATCGATAGTAAATCAAATAAGGGTTGCgaatttcgaaacgaagaCAATAAGTTGAAAGAGCAAGTTGCCGAAGAGAAAGCTGCAGCCAAGATATTTCCGCTAAGCCTCATTTCTAACAAATTTAAGCAAAAAGATTCGAGTGCGCTCAAAG TTCCGAGACATCCGTTATTTTCGGGTTACAAGTGGCGTGAACGAGAAGCATTGCAATTCATGTGCGGAATAATGGATGAATGTAcgcatttgaaaaattttgaagtACCCGTTGATACCGAGCTCATCATCGCTGTCTGTGCAAGAGATGACGCGTATGTGCCCCGCGATGGTTGTATGAGCTTAGAAAAAATCTGGCCAGGCGTTGAAGTTCGATATATAGAAGCGGGACACGTAACTGCGTATCTTCTTCATCAGAAAGTATTTAG ATCTACTATAGCAGAAGCATTTCAACGATCTTTGAAGAAATATCCTTTAAAAGTCAGTTGA
- the LOC128875888 gene encoding protein ABHD18 isoform X5: MIFEFRKVMANREACYNLIPCDYPIDITKDEEWSDCHIIEGCFESPFHKHLPGIMPSETITAHFQLVLPRKWYSHKTKPICLHLAGTGDHFFWRRRNLIAKPLLKESGIASLLLENPFYGLRKPQNQIRSSLHNVCDIFIMGGCLIMESIVLLNWCEQQGFGPLGLTGLSMGGHMASLAATNWPKPIPLVPCLSWSTASPVFTQGVMSASINWTLLENQYFANELYQNDLAKMVRIVGEEDAFLAGQHFAQHYPASMNRVNELKVKSEDANKETDGNTDTRTVIDSKSNKGCEFRNEDNKLKEQVAEEKAAAKIFPLSLISNKFKQKDSSALKGICLLPVPRHPLFSGYKWREREALQFMCGIMDECTHLKNFEVPVDTELIIAVCARDDAYVPRDGCMSLEKIWPGVEVRYIEAGHVTAYLLHQKVFRSTIAEAFQRSLKKYPLKVS; encoded by the exons at GATCTTTGAATTCAGAAAAGTTATGGCCAATAGAGAAGCGTGTTACAATCTTATACCCTGCGATTACCCAATCGATATAACTAAG GACGAAGAATGGTCGGATTGCCATATAATCGAAGGATGTTTCGAAAGTCCATTTCACAAGCATCTTCCTGGAATAATGCCAAGCGAAACGATAACGGCACATTTTCAATTGGTTTTACCGCGTAAGTGGTATTCGCATAAAACAAAACCCATTTGTTTACATCTTGCGGGTACCGGAGATCAC TTTTTCTGGCggagaagaaatttaattgccAAACCCTTGCTTAAAGAATCTGGAATCGCATCTTTGTTATTGGAAAATCCATTTTATGGATTAAGAAAACCACAGAATCAAAT aCGTTCCAGTTTGCATAACGTGTGCGACATTTTTATCATGGGAGGATGCTTAATAATGGAATCGATCGTTTTACTGAACTGGTGCGAACAACAAGGTTTCGGACCCTTAGGTCTTACAGGATTGTCGATGGGCGGTCAT ATGGCTTCTTTGGCAGCAACTAATTGGCCAAAACCGATACCGTTAGTTCCTTGTCTTTCATGGTCAACGGCATCGCCAGTTTTCACTCAAGGAGTAATGAGTGCTTCCATTAATTGGACACTTTTAGAAAACCAATATTTTGCGAACGAACTTTATCAAAACGATCTCGCGAAAATGGTCAGAATTGTTGGGGAGGAA GATGCATTCTTAGCTGGTCAACATTTTGCTCAACATTATCCTGCAAGTATGAATAGGGTGAACGAACTGAAAGTAAAGTCCGAAGATGCGAATAAAGAAACAGACGGTAATACCGATACTCGGACTGTGATCGATAGTAAATCAAATAAGGGTTGCgaatttcgaaacgaagaCAATAAGTTGAAAGAGCAAGTTGCCGAAGAGAAAGCTGCAGCCAAGATATTTCCGCTAAGCCTCATTTCTAACAAATTTAAGCAAAAAGATTCGAGTGCGCTCAAAG GCATTTGTTTATTACCAGTTCCGAGACATCCGTTATTTTCGGGTTACAAGTGGCGTGAACGAGAAGCATTGCAATTCATGTGCGGAATAATGGATGAATGTAcgcatttgaaaaattttgaagtACCCGTTGATACCGAGCTCATCATCGCTGTCTGTGCAAGAGATGACGCGTATGTGCCCCGCGATGGTTGTATGAGCTTAGAAAAAATCTGGCCAGGCGTTGAAGTTCGATATATAGAAGCGGGACACGTAACTGCGTATCTTCTTCATCAGAAAGTATTTAG ATCTACTATAGCAGAAGCATTTCAACGATCTTTGAAGAAATATCCTTTAAAAGTCAGTTGA
- the LOC128875888 gene encoding protein ABHD18 isoform X6, protein MANREACYNLIPCDYPIDITKDEEWSDCHIIEGCFESPFHKHLPGIMPSETITAHFQLVLPRKWYSHKTKPICLHLAGTGDHFFWRRRNLIAKPLLKESGIASLLLENPFYGLRKPQNQIRSSLHNVCDIFIMGGCLIMESIVLLNWCEQQGFGPLGLTGLSMGGHMASLAATNWPKPIPLVPCLSWSTASPVFTQGVMSASINWTLLENQYFANELYQNDLAKMVRIVGEEDAFLAGQHFAQHYPASMNRVNELKVKSEDANKETDGNTDTRTVIDSKSNKGCEFRNEDNKLKEQVAEEKAAAKIFPLSLISNKFKQKDSSALKGICLLPVPRHPLFSGYKWREREALQFMCGIMDECTHLKNFEVPVDTELIIAVCARDDAYVPRDGCMSLEKIWPGVEVRYIEAGHVTAYLLHQKVFRSTIAEAFQRSLKKYPLKVS, encoded by the exons ATGGCCAATAGAGAAGCGTGTTACAATCTTATACCCTGCGATTACCCAATCGATATAACTAAG GACGAAGAATGGTCGGATTGCCATATAATCGAAGGATGTTTCGAAAGTCCATTTCACAAGCATCTTCCTGGAATAATGCCAAGCGAAACGATAACGGCACATTTTCAATTGGTTTTACCGCGTAAGTGGTATTCGCATAAAACAAAACCCATTTGTTTACATCTTGCGGGTACCGGAGATCAC TTTTTCTGGCggagaagaaatttaattgccAAACCCTTGCTTAAAGAATCTGGAATCGCATCTTTGTTATTGGAAAATCCATTTTATGGATTAAGAAAACCACAGAATCAAAT aCGTTCCAGTTTGCATAACGTGTGCGACATTTTTATCATGGGAGGATGCTTAATAATGGAATCGATCGTTTTACTGAACTGGTGCGAACAACAAGGTTTCGGACCCTTAGGTCTTACAGGATTGTCGATGGGCGGTCAT ATGGCTTCTTTGGCAGCAACTAATTGGCCAAAACCGATACCGTTAGTTCCTTGTCTTTCATGGTCAACGGCATCGCCAGTTTTCACTCAAGGAGTAATGAGTGCTTCCATTAATTGGACACTTTTAGAAAACCAATATTTTGCGAACGAACTTTATCAAAACGATCTCGCGAAAATGGTCAGAATTGTTGGGGAGGAA GATGCATTCTTAGCTGGTCAACATTTTGCTCAACATTATCCTGCAAGTATGAATAGGGTGAACGAACTGAAAGTAAAGTCCGAAGATGCGAATAAAGAAACAGACGGTAATACCGATACTCGGACTGTGATCGATAGTAAATCAAATAAGGGTTGCgaatttcgaaacgaagaCAATAAGTTGAAAGAGCAAGTTGCCGAAGAGAAAGCTGCAGCCAAGATATTTCCGCTAAGCCTCATTTCTAACAAATTTAAGCAAAAAGATTCGAGTGCGCTCAAAG GCATTTGTTTATTACCAGTTCCGAGACATCCGTTATTTTCGGGTTACAAGTGGCGTGAACGAGAAGCATTGCAATTCATGTGCGGAATAATGGATGAATGTAcgcatttgaaaaattttgaagtACCCGTTGATACCGAGCTCATCATCGCTGTCTGTGCAAGAGATGACGCGTATGTGCCCCGCGATGGTTGTATGAGCTTAGAAAAAATCTGGCCAGGCGTTGAAGTTCGATATATAGAAGCGGGACACGTAACTGCGTATCTTCTTCATCAGAAAGTATTTAG ATCTACTATAGCAGAAGCATTTCAACGATCTTTGAAGAAATATCCTTTAAAAGTCAGTTGA